Proteins found in one Wenzhouxiangella sp. XN201 genomic segment:
- a CDS encoding UvrD-helicase domain-containing protein, with the protein MSDDRQRRLAVEPQRSVIVQAPAGSGKTTLLVERYLGLLGVVEVPEEILAITFTRKAAAEMRERILQFLEPGYQADGPHEEAALAKAQAVAGKVAGWGLLDNPQRLLIRTIDSFNHYLARTMPVASQLGPVPAPAENARALYREAARRVLTRADGRDELAEDVKCLLLWRDHRSQDIEDLLVALLGKREQWLRALGMSGRPERAVFERTLQEVVSDQLDTARQALQAGLTEARVDPEALLEVLRQAVASLQAEDRPSPFDESADLTHLPGTDPTDLPAWRALGFALLTNGGGWRAAPNKNQGFPAKSEHKDRIVAMLDALRGNAELAGWIDRARSLPEPRYGDEEWDVLAAMIRVLEATAAELELVFAETGQTDFAGIGAAALRGLGDEETGYTDLALYLDRRIRHILVDEYQDTNWGQFHLLEKLVGGWQPGEQRSLFLVGDPMQSIYRFREAEVGLFMRTREHGIGAQAVESCRLTRNFRSRAEVVGWVNERLGPVFPEVEDISAGAVSYATSEPGRDAGGSVEILARPDRGSEAEAVAQTVARAIDKHRDDSDFSAAIIVRARSHLADILPALERHDIGYRAVKLDPLLTRPVVQDLLAITRAIINPADTTAVLAVLRSPACGLTLADLHALAGDGRSLNDENALERLSKDGRHRAARVFEALAHARELWRKRSMRDLVEGAWTRLGGPQVLARPESERRDAEACLGAIATAEEQDLLADWNAFMELLEERYTEGDPPSDDIKLEILTMHGAKGLEWDLVVLPGLDRGTGGNNREMLYWLPFTPEAGEERVLLAPLRSAEQDDNSDLIKLIRTEQKEREAFEHQRLLYVAATRAREQLVLSATLDPERDEINPSSGSLLADLWPTCGGDFLHALEQAPDAGSSAPSADARPDQSLRRVSANWQPPIGERLNWRPALPPREREVEIEFNWAGVQARRIGTVLHRLLERVGQVGIEHFDKNRQQALRDRIPGLLRAMGTGNPDLETAVAPIREAFDQTIESDTGRWILSGRHREAACELPLTGVIDGELVNAVIDRTFIDEHGTRWIIDYKSGYHAGGALDDFLADEAARYQVQLGLYRRLFEQLGETDIRAALYLPRHDRLIESC; encoded by the coding sequence ATGAGTGACGACAGGCAACGCAGGCTCGCGGTCGAGCCGCAGCGCTCGGTGATCGTCCAGGCACCGGCCGGATCGGGCAAGACCACCCTGCTGGTCGAGCGCTACCTGGGCCTGCTCGGCGTGGTCGAGGTGCCCGAGGAAATCCTGGCGATCACCTTCACGCGCAAGGCGGCCGCCGAGATGCGCGAGCGTATCCTGCAGTTTCTGGAACCCGGCTACCAGGCGGACGGCCCGCACGAGGAAGCCGCGCTCGCCAAAGCGCAAGCCGTGGCCGGCAAGGTCGCCGGATGGGGCCTGCTCGACAATCCCCAGCGGCTGTTGATCCGCACGATCGACAGCTTCAATCACTATCTGGCGCGGACCATGCCGGTGGCCAGCCAGCTCGGCCCGGTGCCCGCGCCCGCCGAGAACGCTCGCGCCCTGTACCGCGAGGCCGCGCGCCGCGTTCTCACGCGCGCCGACGGCCGCGACGAACTGGCCGAGGACGTCAAGTGCCTGCTGCTGTGGCGCGACCACCGCAGCCAGGACATCGAGGATCTGCTGGTGGCCCTGCTGGGCAAGCGCGAGCAGTGGCTGCGCGCCCTGGGCATGAGCGGCCGTCCCGAACGCGCGGTCTTCGAGCGAACGCTGCAGGAGGTGGTTTCCGACCAGCTCGATACAGCGCGGCAGGCGCTTCAGGCCGGCCTGACCGAAGCGCGCGTCGATCCCGAGGCTCTGCTCGAAGTCCTGCGCCAGGCTGTCGCCAGCCTGCAGGCCGAAGACAGGCCCTCGCCCTTTGACGAAAGCGCCGATCTCACCCACCTGCCCGGGACCGACCCGACCGATCTGCCGGCCTGGCGCGCGCTGGGTTTTGCCCTGCTGACCAACGGGGGCGGCTGGCGGGCCGCACCCAACAAGAACCAGGGCTTTCCGGCGAAGAGCGAGCACAAGGACCGCATCGTGGCGATGCTCGATGCGCTGCGTGGAAACGCTGAACTGGCCGGCTGGATCGATCGTGCGCGCAGTCTGCCCGAGCCGCGCTACGGCGACGAGGAATGGGACGTGCTCGCCGCGATGATCCGGGTACTCGAGGCCACCGCCGCCGAGCTGGAATTGGTGTTCGCCGAAACCGGCCAGACCGACTTTGCCGGCATCGGTGCGGCCGCCCTGCGCGGACTGGGCGATGAAGAAACGGGTTACACCGACCTGGCTCTCTACCTCGACCGGCGTATCCGCCACATCCTGGTCGACGAGTACCAGGACACCAACTGGGGCCAGTTCCACCTGCTGGAGAAACTGGTCGGCGGCTGGCAGCCCGGCGAGCAACGCAGCCTGTTCCTGGTCGGCGATCCAATGCAGTCGATCTACCGTTTCCGCGAGGCCGAGGTCGGGCTGTTCATGCGCACGCGCGAGCACGGCATCGGCGCACAGGCGGTCGAATCCTGCCGCCTGACGCGCAACTTTCGCTCGCGCGCCGAAGTCGTCGGATGGGTCAACGAACGGCTGGGTCCGGTCTTTCCCGAGGTCGAGGACATTTCCGCCGGCGCGGTGAGCTACGCGACTTCCGAGCCGGGTCGCGATGCGGGCGGAAGCGTCGAAATTCTGGCCCGGCCCGACCGTGGCTCGGAAGCGGAAGCCGTGGCGCAGACGGTTGCCCGGGCAATCGACAAGCATCGCGACGACTCGGACTTTTCCGCCGCGATCATCGTGCGGGCACGCTCGCACCTGGCCGACATCCTGCCGGCGCTGGAGCGCCACGATATCGGCTATCGTGCGGTCAAGCTCGACCCCCTGCTGACCCGGCCGGTGGTCCAGGACTTGCTGGCGATCACGCGGGCCATCATCAATCCGGCCGATACCACCGCCGTGCTGGCCGTGCTGCGCTCACCGGCCTGCGGGCTGACGCTGGCCGACCTGCACGCCCTGGCCGGCGACGGCCGATCACTGAATGACGAGAATGCCCTCGAGCGGCTTTCCAAAGACGGCCGCCATCGCGCCGCGCGGGTGTTCGAGGCACTGGCTCATGCGCGGGAACTGTGGCGCAAGCGCTCGATGCGCGACCTGGTCGAGGGCGCCTGGACGCGACTGGGCGGCCCGCAGGTGCTGGCCAGGCCCGAATCGGAAAGACGCGATGCCGAAGCCTGTCTCGGTGCGATCGCCACCGCCGAGGAACAGGATCTGCTCGCCGACTGGAATGCCTTCATGGAGCTGCTCGAAGAGCGCTACACCGAGGGCGATCCGCCCAGCGACGACATCAAACTCGAGATCCTGACCATGCACGGCGCCAAGGGCTTGGAGTGGGACCTGGTGGTGCTGCCCGGTCTCGACCGCGGCACCGGCGGCAACAACCGGGAGATGCTCTACTGGCTGCCGTTCACGCCCGAAGCCGGAGAAGAGCGTGTGCTGCTGGCCCCGCTGCGTTCGGCCGAGCAAGACGACAACAGCGACCTGATCAAGCTGATTCGCACCGAGCAGAAAGAACGCGAAGCATTCGAGCACCAGCGCCTGCTGTATGTGGCGGCAACCCGGGCGCGTGAACAGCTCGTGCTTTCGGCAACACTCGATCCCGAACGCGACGAGATCAATCCTTCCTCGGGCAGTCTGCTGGCGGATCTGTGGCCGACCTGCGGCGGGGACTTTCTGCACGCCCTCGAACAGGCACCCGATGCAGGCAGCTCGGCGCCGAGTGCCGACGCGCGCCCCGACCAGTCCCTGCGCCGGGTGAGTGCCAACTGGCAGCCACCAATCGGCGAGCGCCTGAACTGGCGCCCGGCCCTGCCGCCAAGAGAGCGCGAAGTCGAGATCGAGTTCAACTGGGCCGGCGTGCAGGCCCGGCGCATCGGCACGGTGTTGCACCGCCTGCTAGAACGGGTCGGGCAGGTCGGCATCGAGCACTTCGACAAGAACCGGCAGCAGGCGCTGCGGGATCGCATCCCCGGCCTGCTGAGGGCCATGGGCACCGGCAACCCTGATCTCGAAACTGCAGTGGCACCCATCCGCGAGGCCTTCGATCAGACCATCGAAAGTGACACCGGGCGCTGGATTCTCAGCGGGCGGCATCGCGAGGCCGCCTGCGAGCTGCCGCTGACCGGCGTAATCGACGGTGAACTGGTCAACGCCGTCATCGACCGCACCTTCATCGACGAGCACGGCACGCGCTGGATCATCGACTACAAGTCCGGCTATCACGCCGGCGGCGCGCTCGACGACTTCCTGGCTGATGAGGCCGCGCGCTACCAAGTGCAACTGGGACTGTATCGACGCCTGTTCGAACAACTCGGTGAAACCGACATCCGGGCCGCACTCTACCTGCCCCGGCACGACCGGCTGATCGAATCTTGCTAG
- a CDS encoding PD-(D/E)XK nuclease family protein, whose translation MAGERTFILTPTARLARSEKRRQAMARQAAGEQAWQSPEVLAFPSWIGRLRDDWFLTAAAPQVPISASQALVLWQSVIDRDVFIGEPRVAEMVAASWRLVHEYCIDDPADWSDLILSEDSRHFRDWSGRFLELCEQRGLIDEWGFAARLPDLIRAGEIALPETIRLSGFELAMTPLQRTILEAAEAAGTRIEPGPAREGAGVIETVTAHTEDTDELIDAARWARGLLEAQPDQSIAVVVPGLRDRLGTVERVFRQVFDPPGFALDADRNEPWHISLGPTLARWPLVADALSLLRIDPHRISQPQVGTLLRSPFLSGWEVESLARASALAAVIRYRPYWLHAGQLAWQLGESGAKQLSGRLTEWELLRREHRDKSLPSQWVAHFQTELEAMGFGRGRGLDSREFQVLQRFHDLLEDFSALDLVIERPISRPEAVRRLNERAATAAFRERNPGAPVEILGVEEALGSRFDAIRITGLDHQTWPSPTRRDPFIPASLQADVPAASADGALERARSELDGLTRAAPAVTGSFSRGSDDEQRHLTPLLADCPVGEADALEPPRPAEIETLPEDTFAPEHPGGEVRGGTSVLQRQSDCPFKAFAETRLGAGDLTPPRPGLDARDRGSLVHKALEHFWSELDGRDALESLDETALGERIAAARDAALEDFARRSPLALTEAGLTIEARCLERALSGWLAIERDRAPFSVTARETKIDLAFDRLHLSGKIDRIDELEGGGSVVIDYKTGASGKNGWAPETHLADVQLPAYATSLQPRPVAIAFARLRPDNMGFDGLAEVDAGIDGVQVIGEIKGRSKFSEVESWPSLVADWRGHLDDLAADFLAGHSQVEPRDNQVCKYCHLHALCRINERVILPEADDE comes from the coding sequence ATGGCTGGCGAACGGACTTTCATCCTCACCCCTACCGCGCGCCTGGCGCGGTCCGAGAAGCGGCGCCAGGCGATGGCGCGGCAGGCCGCGGGCGAGCAAGCCTGGCAATCGCCGGAAGTGTTGGCCTTTCCGAGCTGGATCGGCCGACTGCGCGACGACTGGTTTCTGACCGCCGCAGCCCCGCAGGTCCCGATCAGCGCCTCCCAGGCCCTGGTTTTGTGGCAGTCGGTGATCGACCGTGACGTGTTCATCGGCGAACCCCGGGTGGCCGAGATGGTGGCCGCCAGCTGGCGCCTTGTTCACGAGTACTGCATCGATGATCCTGCCGACTGGTCCGATCTGATTCTCAGCGAGGACAGCCGGCATTTCCGCGACTGGTCCGGACGCTTCCTCGAACTGTGCGAACAGCGCGGACTGATCGACGAGTGGGGCTTTGCCGCTCGGCTTCCCGACCTGATCCGGGCCGGCGAGATTGCGCTACCGGAAACCATTCGTCTGTCCGGCTTCGAGCTGGCGATGACGCCGCTGCAGCGCACCATCCTCGAGGCCGCCGAAGCAGCCGGAACACGCATTGAGCCGGGCCCCGCGCGCGAGGGCGCGGGTGTAATTGAAACGGTGACCGCTCACACCGAAGACACGGACGAACTGATCGACGCCGCACGCTGGGCTCGTGGCCTTCTGGAAGCACAACCCGACCAGAGCATCGCCGTCGTCGTGCCCGGCCTGCGTGATCGGCTGGGTACGGTAGAGCGGGTTTTCCGCCAGGTGTTCGACCCGCCAGGTTTCGCGCTGGATGCCGATCGCAACGAGCCTTGGCACATCTCGCTGGGCCCGACCCTGGCACGCTGGCCACTGGTGGCCGACGCCCTGTCCTTGCTCAGGATCGACCCGCACCGCATCAGCCAGCCGCAGGTCGGCACCCTGCTGCGATCCCCATTCCTCAGCGGCTGGGAGGTCGAGTCCCTGGCCCGCGCCAGCGCACTGGCTGCCGTCATCCGCTACCGCCCCTACTGGCTGCACGCCGGGCAGCTCGCCTGGCAACTTGGCGAAAGCGGTGCGAAGCAGCTTTCCGGCAGGCTGACCGAATGGGAGCTGCTTCGGCGCGAGCACCGCGACAAGAGCTTGCCATCGCAATGGGTGGCGCACTTCCAGACGGAGCTCGAAGCCATGGGCTTCGGCCGCGGTCGCGGCCTCGATAGCCGCGAGTTTCAGGTCCTGCAACGCTTTCACGACCTGCTCGAGGATTTCAGCGCACTTGACCTGGTGATCGAGCGACCGATCTCCCGACCCGAGGCCGTGCGCCGCCTGAACGAGCGCGCCGCAACGGCGGCGTTTCGCGAGCGAAACCCCGGCGCCCCGGTCGAAATCCTGGGCGTTGAGGAAGCGCTCGGTTCTCGTTTCGACGCAATCCGGATCACCGGCCTGGACCACCAGACCTGGCCGTCGCCGACACGGCGTGATCCGTTCATCCCCGCCAGCCTGCAAGCCGATGTCCCGGCCGCCAGCGCCGATGGCGCCCTGGAGCGCGCCCGCAGCGAGCTCGACGGCCTGACAAGGGCGGCACCCGCTGTGACCGGCAGCTTCAGCCGCGGCAGTGACGACGAGCAACGTCATCTCACGCCGCTGCTGGCCGACTGCCCGGTCGGGGAAGCCGACGCACTGGAACCCCCGAGGCCGGCCGAAATCGAGACCCTGCCCGAGGACACGTTCGCGCCCGAGCATCCCGGCGGCGAGGTCCGAGGCGGAACATCGGTGCTGCAGCGCCAGTCCGATTGTCCGTTCAAGGCCTTCGCCGAGACGCGCCTGGGCGCCGGCGACCTGACGCCGCCCCGACCCGGTCTCGACGCACGCGACCGCGGCAGCCTGGTGCACAAGGCGCTGGAGCATTTCTGGTCCGAGCTCGACGGCCGCGATGCGCTCGAATCACTCGACGAGACAGCCCTGGGCGAGCGTATTGCCGCTGCCCGCGATGCGGCGCTGGAAGATTTCGCCCGGCGCAGCCCGCTGGCCCTGACCGAGGCCGGGCTGACCATCGAGGCCCGGTGCCTCGAACGCGCGCTATCAGGATGGCTGGCGATCGAGCGCGATCGAGCGCCGTTTTCCGTCACGGCACGGGAGACAAAGATCGATCTGGCCTTCGACCGGCTCCACCTGAGCGGCAAGATCGACCGCATCGACGAACTGGAAGGCGGCGGTTCAGTCGTGATCGATTACAAGACGGGGGCGTCCGGCAAGAACGGCTGGGCGCCGGAGACACACCTGGCCGACGTGCAGCTGCCCGCCTATGCGACAAGTCTTCAGCCCCGTCCCGTCGCCATCGCGTTCGCAAGACTTCGTCCCGACAACATGGGCTTCGACGGCCTGGCCGAGGTTGACGCCGGGATTGACGGCGTGCAGGTCATCGGCGAGATCAAGGGCCGCTCGAAGTTCAGTGAGGTCGAGTCCTGGCCATCACTGGTCGCCGACTGGCGTGGGCACCTGGATGATCTGGCCGCGGACTTCCTGGCCGGTCATTCGCAGGTCGAACCACGCGACAACCAGGTCTGCAAGTACTGCCACTTGCACGCGCTTTGCCGTATCAACGAACGCGTGATCCTGCCGGAGGCTGACGATGAGTGA
- a CDS encoding YegS/Rv2252/BmrU family lipid kinase: MSGSTLLLTNPGSRSGDGDIDQAAERLQDGGRVEVIRPDKPQELPDAIRERAREFDRIVLGGGDGTINLALDALLDVDIPVGILPLGTANDLARSLGIPGKVDGAVDVILAGHLCRLDAGRANDVSFINAIGIGMGPQMTREMDPESKAQLGVLAYLKGIVEVLQRKHVFHARIESEERSDEGEYMQITIANGIHYGGGMTIADDAKLDDGRLDVLLVPKQSHLSLLGNAHRFRTGVTRPSDTLVHWRCSEISIETGTPMDVTADGEILTRTPVKCRVIPSCLSIYAPR, translated from the coding sequence ATGAGTGGATCGACCCTGTTGCTCACCAATCCCGGCAGCCGTTCCGGCGACGGCGATATCGATCAGGCGGCGGAGAGGCTGCAAGACGGCGGTCGCGTTGAAGTGATCAGGCCGGACAAACCGCAGGAGCTGCCGGATGCCATTCGCGAGCGCGCACGCGAATTCGACCGTATTGTGCTCGGCGGCGGCGATGGCACGATCAACCTCGCCCTCGACGCTCTGCTGGACGTCGACATCCCCGTCGGCATTCTGCCCTTGGGCACCGCCAATGATCTGGCACGATCGCTCGGCATCCCCGGCAAAGTCGATGGCGCCGTCGATGTCATCCTGGCCGGACACCTGTGCCGACTCGACGCAGGCCGCGCCAACGACGTGAGCTTCATCAACGCCATCGGCATCGGCATGGGCCCGCAGATGACGCGCGAGATGGACCCTGAGTCCAAGGCGCAGCTCGGCGTGTTGGCCTATCTCAAGGGAATCGTGGAGGTTCTTCAGCGCAAGCACGTCTTCCACGCCCGCATCGAAAGCGAAGAACGCTCGGATGAAGGTGAGTATATGCAGATCACCATTGCAAACGGCATTCACTATGGTGGCGGCATGACCATCGCCGACGATGCCAAGCTCGACGACGGCCGGCTGGATGTACTACTGGTGCCGAAACAAAGTCATTTGAGCCTGCTGGGCAATGCGCACCGATTTCGCACCGGGGTCACGCGCCCGTCCGATACTCTTGTGCACTGGCGCTGCAGCGAGATCAGCATCGAAACCGGCACCCCGATGGACGTCACGGCCGACGGCGAGATTCTGACCAGAACACCGGTCAAATGCCGCGTCATTCCCTCGTGCCTGTCGATCTACGCGCCGCGCTGA
- a CDS encoding OsmC family protein gives MSVRKANAHWQGDLKSGKGRMAFGSGAWEGQYSFSSRFEEGTGSNPEELIAAAHAGCFSMALSNILAEAGHTPDSVETEASVHLEVGDDGPGITRIELVTEAVVPGIDDDEFQKHAEAAKQGCPVSKVLAAAEISLKATLK, from the coding sequence ATGAGCGTAAGAAAAGCCAATGCCCACTGGCAGGGTGACCTCAAATCAGGCAAGGGCCGCATGGCGTTCGGTAGCGGTGCCTGGGAAGGTCAGTATTCCTTCAGTTCGCGTTTCGAGGAAGGCACCGGCTCCAATCCCGAAGAGCTGATCGCCGCCGCGCACGCCGGCTGTTTCTCGATGGCGCTGTCGAACATCCTGGCCGAGGCCGGTCACACACCCGACTCGGTCGAGACTGAGGCCAGTGTGCATCTCGAAGTGGGTGACGACGGGCCGGGAATCACCAGGATCGAACTGGTGACCGAGGCCGTGGTGCCGGGCATCGATGACGACGAGTTCCAGAAGCATGCCGAAGCGGCCAAGCAGGGTTGCCCGGTATCGAAGGTGCTGGCTGCCGCCGAGATCTCGCTCAAGGCCACGCTCAAGTAA
- a CDS encoding ECF-type sigma factor, which produces MSRASARDEYFVQVYRQLRQAARNARSVNPQQTMNTTALVHEAWLKLEQSDAPANNRMHYLKTAALAMRQLLVDYARYRGAEKRDRAMELPLFEELLPSVNNDSGDDLLALEKALERLERLDPHAAELVVLRFFGGATLEEAAEMMVTSRRSAARYWARARAYLRTQLAP; this is translated from the coding sequence TTGTCCAGAGCTTCCGCTCGGGACGAGTACTTCGTCCAGGTTTATCGCCAGTTGCGCCAGGCGGCCCGGAATGCGCGTTCGGTGAACCCCCAGCAAACCATGAACACCACCGCCCTGGTGCACGAGGCCTGGCTCAAGCTTGAGCAGTCCGATGCACCGGCCAACAATCGCATGCATTACCTCAAGACCGCTGCACTGGCAATGCGGCAGTTGCTGGTCGACTATGCGCGCTATCGCGGTGCGGAGAAGCGAGACCGCGCGATGGAACTACCTCTGTTCGAGGAGTTATTGCCGAGCGTCAACAATGATTCGGGTGATGACCTGCTCGCCCTCGAGAAGGCGCTGGAGCGGCTGGAGCGGCTCGATCCCCACGCGGCGGAGCTGGTCGTTCTGCGCTTTTTCGGCGGCGCGACGCTCGAAGAAGCGGCCGAGATGATGGTCACCTCCCGCCGTAGTGCCGCACGTTACTGGGCGCGTGCCCGGGCCTACCTGCGCACGCAATTGGCGCCGTGA
- a CDS encoding protein kinase — MTPDRQVWSQAAALFDELATRPSSEREHIMAGRDVPDSVRRWLNELLEAHDADRSLIIDRRIDDLARGLSGAPGGPAPEELVGQQFGPWRAREHVGRGGMGLVLEGERADGRFEMRVAIKVLDPDAIDADAQSVIEQEVRTLAQLEHPGIARLVDGGVREDGVGWLTMEFVDGLALDAWCDRHEPSRNERIALFRQVADAVSYCHRALVAHGDIKPGNILVDDNGRVRLLDFGIAARLADSTSSSTAVEPMRWCSPGYASPERLAGRAPSISDDVFALGALLFRLIAGHGIRSAPEQTRLISGGFTESNGDVGVRAFTSDDADLDAIIGQALTAKPENRYRSVEALLDDLDRWSDGFPVAARKGGSVYRFRRWFGRHRSLATAGVLAVVALLAGTAVAFWQADRARLAADRAERNAQAAEASQARAEATNRFLLDLFEAEIPDLPPDEMPTTRQIVEQGIEQARDPVTGPPEVRADLMLTLAGILLSRKQLDQADVLIEEAHSLVDTEAHQALAIRLAMLDVDRTRLRNEFNAMESALEHAIAMLDRHNPQAIERLEMQRDLGRLHMRREQHERAAEILEDVQRSARSRADTDDLQLRLAGDLAVVAGRSGQFERAISQFEEVLRLKRTDEQVSPLSLATTLVNLAGLHAQIGQYRLAEFRHNEVLDLLEPFGDLPQGTRATSLLGLADIRRWQGRFEEAERLIERSAEEWRRLLDLDTVEEDFFIHYYRAELYGDAHRYQQAAESIEVAIERMSMGQEAPPGRIAEAQADLARYRCEIGQPTQAEPLLDNARSALVSESSRALAEAEAACAMAGLTDVEASIIPDSLIEQARLEPGDVSVIARLEIRRAEQLLSMSEAEGARELVEIAAVRLQASDVVAGHPLLARAERLEQRLDEQPGG; from the coding sequence GTGACCCCTGATCGCCAGGTCTGGTCGCAGGCCGCGGCCCTGTTCGATGAGCTGGCCACGCGCCCTTCGAGCGAGCGCGAACACATCATGGCCGGTCGCGATGTCCCCGATTCCGTGCGCCGGTGGCTGAACGAATTGCTCGAGGCTCACGACGCCGACCGCTCGCTCATCATTGATCGCAGAATCGACGATCTTGCCCGTGGATTGAGCGGCGCACCGGGCGGCCCCGCCCCGGAAGAGCTTGTCGGTCAGCAGTTCGGACCCTGGCGGGCACGCGAGCACGTGGGGCGGGGCGGCATGGGTCTGGTGCTCGAAGGCGAGCGCGCCGACGGCCGTTTCGAGATGCGGGTGGCTATCAAGGTGCTCGATCCGGATGCCATTGATGCGGATGCCCAGTCCGTCATCGAGCAGGAAGTGCGCACCCTGGCGCAACTCGAGCATCCCGGAATCGCACGGCTCGTCGACGGCGGTGTGCGCGAGGACGGGGTGGGCTGGCTGACCATGGAATTCGTGGACGGACTCGCCCTGGATGCCTGGTGCGATCGTCATGAACCATCGCGGAATGAGCGGATCGCGTTGTTCCGGCAGGTGGCCGACGCAGTGTCCTATTGTCATCGCGCGCTGGTGGCTCACGGCGATATCAAGCCCGGCAATATCCTGGTCGACGACAACGGGCGGGTGAGGCTCCTGGATTTCGGCATTGCCGCGCGCCTGGCTGACTCGACTTCTTCCTCAACTGCGGTTGAGCCGATGCGCTGGTGTTCTCCCGGCTACGCTTCTCCCGAACGTCTGGCCGGTCGAGCGCCGTCGATCAGCGACGATGTCTTCGCCCTGGGCGCCTTACTCTTCAGGCTGATTGCCGGACATGGCATTCGCTCGGCGCCAGAACAAACTCGCCTGATCAGCGGCGGGTTTACCGAGTCGAATGGAGATGTCGGAGTGCGCGCCTTTACCAGCGACGATGCCGATCTCGATGCCATCATCGGGCAGGCCCTGACCGCCAAACCGGAGAACCGTTACCGCAGTGTCGAAGCCTTGCTCGATGACCTGGATCGCTGGTCCGATGGTTTCCCGGTGGCCGCGCGTAAGGGTGGCAGTGTCTATCGCTTCAGACGTTGGTTCGGTCGCCATCGCAGCCTCGCTACGGCAGGCGTTCTCGCTGTCGTGGCCCTGCTGGCGGGGACAGCAGTGGCGTTCTGGCAGGCGGACCGCGCGCGCCTTGCCGCAGATCGGGCCGAGCGTAATGCCCAAGCGGCCGAGGCATCACAGGCGCGGGCGGAAGCCACCAATCGCTTCCTGCTCGATTTGTTCGAAGCCGAGATTCCTGACCTGCCGCCGGACGAAATGCCCACCACTCGTCAGATCGTCGAGCAGGGTATCGAGCAAGCGCGCGATCCGGTAACCGGTCCGCCCGAGGTACGAGCGGATTTGATGCTGACGCTCGCCGGGATCCTGCTCTCGCGCAAGCAGCTCGATCAGGCTGATGTCCTTATCGAGGAAGCGCATAGCCTGGTTGACACCGAAGCTCATCAAGCTCTGGCGATTCGGCTGGCGATGTTGGACGTGGACCGGACGCGTCTCCGGAATGAATTCAATGCCATGGAATCGGCGCTCGAGCACGCCATTGCGATGCTTGATCGACACAATCCGCAAGCGATCGAGCGTCTGGAGATGCAGCGCGATCTCGGTCGACTTCACATGCGGCGAGAACAGCACGAGCGTGCCGCCGAAATCCTCGAGGACGTCCAGCGCTCGGCTCGCTCAAGGGCAGACACTGACGATCTGCAGCTGCGTCTGGCCGGTGACCTGGCGGTGGTGGCCGGGCGTTCCGGTCAGTTCGAACGGGCCATTTCACAATTCGAGGAAGTGCTGCGCCTCAAGCGCACCGATGAACAGGTGAGTCCATTGTCACTGGCTACCACGCTCGTGAACCTGGCCGGCCTGCACGCCCAGATCGGCCAGTATCGGCTGGCCGAGTTCCGTCACAATGAAGTGCTGGACTTGCTCGAACCATTCGGCGACTTGCCCCAGGGCACGCGTGCTACCAGCCTGTTGGGCCTGGCCGATATCCGGCGATGGCAAGGGCGGTTCGAGGAAGCCGAACGGTTGATCGAACGCAGCGCCGAGGAGTGGCGTCGCCTGCTCGATCTCGATACGGTCGAGGAAGATTTCTTCATCCATTATTACCGTGCAGAGCTCTATGGCGATGCCCATCGATATCAACAAGCCGCTGAGAGCATTGAAGTGGCTATCGAGCGGATGAGCATGGGCCAGGAAGCTCCACCGGGCCGTATCGCCGAGGCGCAGGCCGATTTGGCACGCTACCGCTGCGAGATCGGTCAACCGACGCAGGCTGAGCCATTACTCGATAACGCTCGCTCGGCGCTGGTGTCGGAGAGCTCGCGGGCGCTGGCCGAAGCCGAGGCAGCCTGTGCCATGGCCGGGCTGACGGATGTCGAGGCCTCGATTATTCCTGACTCCTTGATCGAACAGGCGCGCCTGGAACCTGGAGACGTCTCCGTGATCGCCCGGCTGGAAATCCGGCGTGCCGAGCAGTTGCTGTCCATGTCCGAGGCGGAAGGTGCCCGCGAACTGGTCGAGATTGCTGCCGTCCGTTTGCAGGCCAGTGACGTAGTCGCAGGGCATCCGCTCCTGGCCAGGGCAGAAAGGCTCGAGCAAAGACTGGACGAGCAGCCCGGCGGGTGA